A genomic region of Glycine max cultivar Williams 82 chromosome 15, Glycine_max_v4.0, whole genome shotgun sequence contains the following coding sequences:
- the LOC100815807 gene encoding uncharacterized protein: MAASEGRPLVEAVEHKEDFYEHQEPSGCGYGCFQGFGLSWCRSHEEGKGLVEQKGNSWLSCKLRKIKEFSEVIAGPKWKTFIRKISGYGRKQQQKNRFQYDEHSYALNFNSGDKSEDDDTPPSFSARFSAPFPSARRQTE; the protein is encoded by the coding sequence ATGGCTGCTTCTGAGGGAAGGCCATTGGTGGAGGCAGTGGAACACAAGGAGGATTTCTATGAGCACCAAGAGCCAAGTGGATGTGGGTATGGATGCTTTCAGGGTTTTGGGTTGAGTTGGTGTAGAAGCCATGAAGAAGGTAAAGGCCTGGTGGAGCAGAAGGGCAATTCGTGGCTGAGTTGCAAGTTGAGGAAGATAAAGGAGTTTTCAGAAGTGATTGCAGGCCCCAAGTGGAAAACATTCATCAGAAAGATAAGCGGGTATGGAAGGAAGCAGCAGCAGAAGAACAGGTTTCAGTATGATGAACACAGCTATGCTCTCAACTTCAATAGTGGGGATAAAAGTGAAGATGATGACACGCCCCCCAGTTTCTCTGCTAGATTTAGTGCTCCTTTTCCCTCTGCTCGTCGCCAAACTGAATAA